The Saccharomyces cerevisiae S288C chromosome VII, complete sequence genome includes a region encoding these proteins:
- the MAL11 gene encoding alpha-glucoside permease (High-affinity maltose transporter (alpha-glucoside transporter); inducible; encoded in the MAL1 complex locus; broad substrate specificity that includes maltotriose; required for isomaltose utilization) has protein sequence MKNIISLVSKKKAASKNEDKNISESSRDIVNQQEVFNTEDFEEGKKDSAFELDHLEFTTNSAQLGDSDEDNENVINEMNATDDANEANSEEKSMTLKQALLKYPKAALWSILVSTTLVMEGYDTALLSALYALPVFQRKFGTLNGEGSYEITSQWQIGLNMCVLCGEMIGLQITTYMVEFMGNRYTMITALGLLTAYIFILYYCKSLAMIAVGQILSAIPWGCFQSLAVTYASEVCPLALRYYMTSYSNICWLFGQIFASGIMKNSQENLGNSDLGYKLPFALQWIWPAPLMIGIFFAPESPWWLVRKDRVAEARKSLSRILSGKGAEKDIQVDLTLKQIELTIEKERLLASKSGSFFNCFKGVNGRRTRLACLTWVAQNSSGAVLLGYSTYFFERAGMATDKAFTFSLIQYCLGLAGTLCSWVISGRVGRWTILTYGLAFQMVCLFIIGGMGFGSGSSASNGAGGLLLALSFFYNAGIGAVVYCIVAEIPSAELRTKTIVLARICYNLMAVINAILTPYMLNVSDWNWGAKTGLYWGGFTAVTLAWVIIDLPETTGRTFSEINELFNQGVPARKFASTVVDPFGKGKTQHDSLADESISQSSSIKQRELNAADKC, from the coding sequence atgaaaaatatcatttCATTGGTAAGCAAGAAGAAGGCTGCCTCAAAAAATGAggataaaaacatttctGAGTCTTCAAGAGATATTGTAAACCAACAGGAGGTTTTCAATActgaagattttgaagaagggAAAAAGGATAGTGCCTTTGAGCTAGACCACTTAGAGTTCACCACCAATTCAGCCCAGTTAGGAGATTCTGACGAAGATAACGAGAATGTGATTAATGAGATGAACGCTACTGATGATGCAAATGAAGCTAACAGCGAGGAAAAAAGCATGACTTTGAAGCAGGCGTTGCTAAAATATCCAAAAGCAGCCCTGTGGTCCATATTAGTGTCTACTACCCTGGTTATGGAAGGTTATGATACCGCACTACTGAGCGCACTGTATGCCCTGCCAGTTTTTCAGAGAAAATTCGGTACTTTGAACGGGGAGGGTTCTTACGAAATTACTTCCCAATGGCAGATTGGTTTAAACATGTGTGTCCTTTGTGGTGAGATGATTGGTTTGCAAATCACGACTTATATGGTTGAATTTATGGGGAATCGTTATACGATGATTACAGCACTTGGTTTGTTAACTGCTTATATCTTTATCCTCTACTACTGTAAAAGTTTAGCTATGATTGCTGTGGGACAAATTCTCTCAGCTATACCATGGGGTTGTTTCCAAAGTTTGGCTGTTACTTATGCTTCGGAAGTTTGCCCTTTAGCATTAAGATATTACATGACCAGTTACTCCAACATTTGTTGGTTATTTGGTCAAATCTTCGCCTCTGGTATTATGAAAAACTCACAAGAGAATTTAGGGAACTCCGACTTGGGCTATAAATTGCCATTTGCTTTACAATGGATTTGGCCTGCTCCTTTAATGATCGGTATCTTTTTCGCTCCTGAGTCGCCCTGGTGGTTGGTGAGAAAGGATAGGGTCGCTGAGGCAAGAAAATCTTTAAGCAGAATTTTGAGTGGTAAAGGCGCCGAGAAGGACATTCAAGTTGATCTTACTTTAAAGCAGATTGAATTgactattgaaaaagaaagactTTTAGCATCTAAATCAGGATCATTCTTTAATTGTTTCAAGGGAGTTAATGGAAGAAGAACGAGACTTGCATGTTTAACTTGGGTAGCTCAAAATAGTAGCGGTGCCGTTTTACTTGGTTACTcgacatatttttttgaaagagcAGGTATGGCCACCGACAAGGCGTTTACTTTTTCTCTAATTCAGTACTGTCTTGGGTTAGCGGGTACACTTTGCTCCTGGGTAATATCTGGCCGTGTTGGTAGATGGACAATACTGACCTATGGTCTTGCATTTCAAATGGTCTGCttatttattattggtGGAATGGGTTTTGGTTCTGGAAGCAGCGCTAGTAATGGTGCCGGTGGTTTATTGCTGGCTTTATCATTCTTTTACAATGCTGGTATCGGTGCAGTTGTTTACTGTATCGTTGCTGAAATTCCATCAGCGGAGTTGAGAACTAAGACTATAGTGCTGGCCCGTATTTGCTACAATCTCATGGCCGTTATTAACGCTATATTAACGCCCTATATGCTAAACGTGAGCGATTGGAACTGGGGTGCCAAAACTGGTCTATACTGGGGTGGTTTCACAGCAGTCACTTTAGCTTGGGTCATCATCGATCTGCCTGAGACAACTGGTAGAACCTTCAGTGAAATTAATGAACTTTTCAACCAAGGGGTTCCTGCCAGAAAATTTGCATCTACTGTGGTTGATCCATTCGGAAAGGGAAAAACTCAACATGATTCGCTAGCTGATGAGAGTATCAGTCAGTCCTCAAGCATAAAACAGCGAGAATTAAATGCAGCTGATAAATGTTAA
- the IMA1 gene encoding oligo-1,6-glucosidase IMA1 (Major isomaltase (alpha-1,6-glucosidase/alpha-methylglucosidase); required for isomaltose utilization; preferred specificity for isomaltose, alpha-methylglucoside, and palatinose, but also exhibits alpha-1,2 glucosidase activity on sucrose and kojibiose, and can cleave the 1,3-alpha linkage of nigerose and turanose and the alpha-1,5 linkage of leucrose in vitro; member of the IMA isomaltase family) — MTISSAHPETEPKWWKEATFYQIYPASFKDSNDDGWGDMKGIASKLEYIKELGADAIWISPFYDSPQDDMGYDIANYEKVWPTYGTNEDCFALIEKTHKLGMKFITDLVINHCSSEHEWFKESRSSKTNPKRDWFFWRPPKGYDAEGKPIPPNNWKSYFGGSAWTFDEKTQEFYLRLFCSTQPDLNWENEDCRKAIYESAVGYWLDHGVDGFRIDVGSLYSKVVGLPDAPVVDKNSTWQSSDPYTLNGPRIHEFHQEMNQFIRNRVKDGREIMTVGEMQHASDETKRLYTSASRHELSELFNFSHTDVGTSPLFRYNLVPFELKDWKIALAELFRYINGTDCWSTIYLENHDQPRSITRFGDDSPKNRVISGKLLSVLLSALTGTLYVYQGQELGQINFKNWPVEKYEDVEIRNNYNAIKEEHGENSEEMKKFLEAIALISRDHARTPMQWSREEPNAGFSGPSAKPWFYLNDSFREGINVEDEIKDPNSVLNFWKEALKFRKAHKDITVYGYDFEFIDLDNKKLFSFTKKYNNKTLFAALNFSSDATDFKIPNDDSSFKLEFGNYPKKEVDASSRTLKPWEGRIYISE; from the coding sequence atgactatttcttctGCACATCCAGAGACAGAACCAAAGTGGTGGAAAGAGGCCACGTTCTATCAAATTTACCCAGCAAGTTTCAAAGACTCTAATGACGATGGCTGGGGTGACATGAAAGGGATTGCCTCCAAGCTGGAGTACATCAAAGAGCTTGGTGCCGATGCCATTTGGATCTCACCATTCTACGACTCGCCACAAGATGATATGGGTTACGATATTGCCAACTACGAAAAGGTCTGGCCAACATATGGTACGAATGAAGACTGCTTTGCCTTGATCGAAAAGACACATAAGCTTGGTATGAAATTTATCACCGACTTGGTCATCAATCACTGTTCCAGCGAACATGAATGGTTCAAAGAGAGCAGATCCTCGAAGACTAATCCAAAGCGTGACTGGTTCTTCTGGAGACCTCCTAAAGGTTATGACGCCGAAGGCAAGCCAATTCCTCCAAACAATTGGAAATCCTATTTTGGTGGTTCCGCATGGACCTTCGATGAAAAGACACAAGAATTCTACTTGCGTTTGTTTTGCTCCACTCAACCTGATTTGAATTGGGAGAATGAAGACTGTAGAAAGGCAATCTACGAAAGTGCCGTTGGATACTGGTTAGACCATGGTGTAGACGGCTTTAGAATTGATGTCGGAAGTTTGTACTCCAAAGTTGTAGGTTTACCAGATGCTCCTGTTGTTGACAAAAACTCGACTTGGCAATCCAGTGATCCATACACATTGAATGGACCACGTATTCACGAGTTCCATCAAGAAATGAATCAATTCATCAGAAACAGAGTGAAGGATGGCAGGGAGATTATGACAGTTGGTGAAATGCAACATGCCTCCGACGAAACTAAGAGACTTTATACGAGTGCTTCAAGACACGAACTTAGTGAGTTATTTAACTTTTCCCACACTGATGTGGGGACTTCACCTTTGTTCCGTTACAACTTGGTCCCATTTGAACTGAAGGATTGGAAGATTGCCCTTGCTGAGCTGTTCAGGTACATTAATGGTACAGATTGTTGGTCAACAATCTATCTGGAAAATCACGACCAACCTCGTTCAATTACGAGATTTGGTGACGATTCTCCCAAGAACCGTGTTATTTCTGGTAAGTTACTCTCTGTGTTGCTAAGTGCCTTGACCGGTACTCTATATGTGTATCAGGGACAAGAGCTTGGCCAAatcaatttcaagaacTGGCCTGTTGAAAAGTACGAGGATGTCGAAATCAGAAACAACTACAATGCCATTAAAGAAGAGCATGGGGAAAACTCAGAGgagatgaaaaagtttttaGAAGCCATTGCCCTTATCTCCAGGGACCATGCTAGAACACCTATGCAATGGTCTCGTGAGGAGCCAAATGCTGGTTTTTCTGGTCCTAGTGCTAAACCATGGTTTTACTTGAACGACTCTTTCAGAGAAGGCATTAACGTCGAAGATGAAATCAAGGATCCCAACTCGGTTTTGAACTTCTGGAAGGAGGCCTTGAAGTTTAGAAAGGCGCATAAAGACATTACTGTGTACGGATACGATTTCGAGTTTATTGATTTAGACAATAAGAAGTTGTTTAGCTTCACAAAGAAGTAcaacaataaaacattGTTTGCGGCTTTGAACTTTAGCTCTGATGCGACAGATTTCAAGATTCCAAATGATGATTCATCGTTCAAGTTAGAGTTTGGAAACTATCCAAAGAAGGAGGTAGATGCCTCTTCCAGAACATTGAAGCCATGGGAAGGAAGAATATATATCAGCGAATGA
- the MAL13 gene encoding transcription factor MAL13 (MAL-activator protein; part of complex locus MAL1; nonfunctional in genomic reference strain S288C), whose product MTLTKQTCAKQACDCCRIRRVKCDGKRPCSSCLQNSLDCTYLQPSRKRGPKSIRLRSLKRIAEVQRESGPNTIATAPVIYKRVPKKLIDQCLRLYHDNLYVIWPLLSYDDLHKLLEEKYNDNYVYWFLTALSAATLSDLQTEIKSEEEVTFTGKQLSNLCISSCQQFDDLDNSNIFNIMTYYCLHRSFAQISNARTSYRLCCEAVGLITVAGLHREETYGSLTFEEQQLRRKLYYLLLMTERYYAIYLHCATSLDATIAPPQLELVTDPQLSMDSFLEMIRVFTVPGKCFFDALAADSTDASCTEESLKKIWNELHTTSSEIEPWSNGYIDISFSRHWIRILAWKLAYQMRGSNFSLNANNGQIPIEIARDMLIDTYLTPENLYDVHGPGVPVKTLEIATALVDIVGQYDHNMKLEAWNVLHDVCKFAFSLNHYNNDMLKRFSTKCQNALITLPISKPLQLDGYPKDNEDIDP is encoded by the coding sequence ATGACTTTAACTAAGCAAACATGCGCCAAGCAGGCATGCGACTGCTGTCGTATTCGTCGAGTGAAATGCGATGGTAAAAGGCCGTGTAGCAGTTGCCTACAGAATAGTTTGGATTGCACTTATCTGCAACCGTCGAGAAAAAGAGGTCCGAAGTCCATTAGGTTGAGGAgcttgaaaagaatagcAGAAGTGCAGAGGGAAAGCGGTCCTAACACCATTGCAACTGCTCCTGTAATATATAAGAGGGTTCCCAAAAAGCTAATCGATCAGTGCTTGCGGCTCTATCACGATAATTTATACGTAATCTGGCCCCTTCTTTCGTACGATGACCTTCACAAACTTCTGgaggaaaaatacaatgaCAATTACGTATATTGGTTTCTGACCGCTTTATCAGCGGCCACCCTCAGTGATTTACAAACTGAAATAAAATCTGAAGAGGAAGTCACTTTCACGGGAAAACAGTTATCTAATCTTTGCATCTCATCGTGTCAGCAATTTGACGATTTGGATAACAGCAATATATTCAATATTATGACGTACTACTGTTTGCATCGTAGCTTTGCACAAATATCGAACGCAAGAACTTCTTACAGACTCTGTTGTGAAGCGGTCGGTCTGATTACGGTAGCAGGGTTACATCGGGAAGAAACTTACGGATCCCTTACATTTGAAGAACAGCAACTTAGACGGAAACTTTATTACTTGCTTCTCATGACGGAGAGATACTATGCCATATATCTTCATTGTGCGACGAGCCTGGATGCCACAATAGCACCACCGCAACTTGAACTTGTAACTGATCCTCAGCTTTCTATGGACAGTTTCCTTGAAATGATTAGGGTATTTACTGTACCAGGAAAATGTTTCTTCGATGCTTTAGCCGCTGACTCTACAGATGCTTCTTGCACTGAAGagtcattgaaaaagatatgGAACGAACTCCACACAACTTCCTCGGAAATAGAGCCATGGTCTAACGGTTACATAGACATCTCATTTTCCCGGCATTGGATTAGGATACTAGCATGGAAGCTAGCTTATCAAATGAGGGGTAGCAACTTTTCATTGAACGCTAACAATGGGCAAATACCAATAGAAATTGCGAGAGATATGTTAATAGACACTTACTTAACCCCAGAGAATCTTTACGATGTCCATGGTCCCGGGGTACCAGTGAAAACATTAGAAATAGCTACTGCTTTGGTGGACATTGTAGGCCAGTATGATCATAACATGAAATTAGAAGCATGGAATGTTTTGCATGATGTATGCaaatttgctttttctttaaaccACTATAACAATGATATGCTGAAGAGATTTTCCACCAAATGCCAGAATGCCCTAATTACTCTGCCCATTTCTAAACCTTTACAATTGGATGGTTATCCCAAGGATAATGAAGACATAGACCCTTGA
- the COS6 gene encoding Cos6p (Endosomal protein involved in turnover of plasma membrane proteins; member of the DUP380 subfamily of conserved, often subtelomeric COS genes; required for the multivesicular vesicle body sorting pathway that internalizes plasma membrane proteins for degradation; Cos proteins provide ubiquitin in trans for nonubiquitinated cargo proteins) yields the protein MKENELKNEKSVDVLSVKQLESQKTVLPQDLFRSSFTWFCYEIYKSLVFRIWMLLWLPLSVWWKLSNNWIYPLMVSLLVLFWGPVFVLVIFRLSRKRSLSKQLTQFCKEITKNTPSSDPHDWEVVAANLNSYFYENKAWNTKYFFFSAMSCQEAFRTTLLEPFSLKKDEAAKVKSFKDSVPYIEEALEVYFTEVEKQWKLFNSEKSWSPVGLEDAKLPKEAYRFKLTWVLKRIFNRRCLPLFLFYLHNVFISRNDGTIARPLFLVVLFFIMTRDFRNMRMIVLSVKMEHKMQFLSTIINEQESGANGWDEIAKKMNRYLFEKKVWKNEEFFFDGIDCEWFFSHFFYRVLSAKKSMRALSLNVELWPYIKEAQLSCSEESLA from the coding sequence atgaaagagaatGAACTTAAAAATGAGAAGAGTGTAGATGTATTATCCGTCAAACAGCTCGAATCCCAAAAGACTGTTCTACCTCAAGATCTTTTCAGAAGCAGCTTTACCTGGTTTTGTTATGAAATTTACAAGTCCTTAGTGTTTCGCATCTGGATGCTATTATGGCTACCACTTAGCGTCTGGTGGAAACTTTCCAACAATTGGATTTACCCGCTTATGGTTTCACTTCTTGTCCTGTTTTGGGGACCAGtatttgttcttgttatttttaGACTTTCTCGTAAACGTTCCTTATCGAAACAACTCACTCAGTTTTGCAAAGAGATTACTAAAAACACACCAAGTTCGGATCCTCATGATTGGGAAGTCGTTGCAGCAAATCTAAATTCGTACTTCTATGAAAATAAGGCTTGGAATACcaagtacttttttttcagtgcCATGAGCTGCCAAGAAGCATTCAGAACAACCCTTCTCGAACCCttctctttgaaaaaagacgaaGCTGCCAAGGTTAAGTCATTTAAGGATTCCGTCCCTTACATTGAAGAAGCATTGGAAGTTTATTTTACagaagttgaaaaacaaTGGAAGTTGTTTAATTCTGAGAAATCATGGAGCCCTGTTGGCCTGGAAGATGCTAAACTTCCCAAGGAAGCTTACCGATTTAAGCTTACCTGGGTTCTCAAAAGGATTTTCAACCGGCGGTGTTTACCactcttccttttttatttgcatAATGTCTTCATTTCACGAAATGATGGCACTATAGCACGTCCCTTGTTTCTTGTGGTGCTGTTTTTTATCATGACGAGAGATTTCCGGAATATGAGGATGATCGTTTTATCCGTGAAAATGGAACACAAGATGCAGTTTTTATCGACTATTATAAATGAGCAAGAAAGTGGTGCAAATGGATGGGACGAAattgcaaagaaaatgaatagGTACttgtttgagaaaaaagtCTGGAAGaatgaagagtttttctttgacgGGATTGACTGTGAATGGTTTTTTAGCCACTTCTTCTACCGCGTTCTCTCTGCAAAGAAATCTATGCGGGCTCTATCATTGAATGTGGAACTATGGCCATATATTAAAGAAGCGCAATTATCCTGCAGTGAGGAGTCCTTAGCGTAA
- the MAL12 gene encoding alpha-glucosidase MAL12 (Maltase (alpha-D-glucosidase); inducible protein involved in maltose catabolism; encoded in the MAL1 complex locus; hydrolyzes the disaccharides maltose, turanose, maltotriose, and sucrose), which translates to MTISDHPETEPKWWKEATIYQIYPASFKDSNNDGWGDLKGITSKLQYIKDLGVDAIWVCPFYDSPQQDMGYDISNYEKVWPTYGTNEDCFELIDKTHKLGMKFITDLVINHCSTEHEWFKESRSSKTNPKRDWFFWRPPKGYDAEGKPIPPNNWKSFFGGSAWTFDETTNEFYLRLFASRQVDLNWENEDCRRAIFESAVGFWLDHGVDGFRIDTAGLYSKRPGLPDSPIFDKTSKLQHPNWGSHNGPRIHEYHQELHRFMKNRVKDGREIMTVGEVAHGSDNALYTSAARYEVSEVFSFTHVEVGTSPFFRYNIVPFTLKQWKEAIASNFLFINGTDSWATTYIENHDQARSITRFADDSPKYRKISGKLLTLLECSLTGTLYVYQGQEIGQINFKEWPIEKYEDVDVKNNYEIIKKSFGKNSKEMKDFFKGIALLSRDHSRTPMPWTKDKPNAGFTGPDVKPWFLLNESFEQGINVEQESRDDDSVLNFWKRALQARKKYKELMIYGYDFQFIDLDSDQIFSFTKEYEDKTLFAALNFSGEEIEFSLPREGASLSFILGNYDDTDVSSRVLKPWEGRIYLVK; encoded by the coding sequence ATGACTATTTCTGATCATCCAGAAACAGAACCAAAGTGGTGGAAAGAGGCCACAATCTATCAAATTTACCCAGCAAGTTTTAAAGACTCCAATAACGATGGCTGGGGTGATTTAAAAGGTATCACTTCCAAGTTGCAGTATATTAAAGATCTTGGCGTTGATGCTATTTGGGTTTGTCCGTTTTATGACTCTCCTCAACAAGATATGGGGTATGATATATCCAACTACGAAAAGGTCTGGCCCACATATGGTACCAATGAGGACTGTTTTGAGCTAATTGACAAGACTCATAAGCTGGGTATGAAATTCATCACCGATTTGGTTATCAACCACTGTTCTACAGAACACGAATGGTTCAAAGAGAGCAGATCCTCGAAGACCAATCCGAAGCGTGACTGGTTCTTCTGGAGACCTCCTAAGGGTTATGACGCCGAAGGCAAGCCAATTCCTCCAAACAATTGGAAATCTTTCTTTGGTGGTTCAGCTTGGACTTTTGATGAAACTACAAATGAATTTTACCTCCGTTTGTTTGCGAGTCGTCAAGTTGACTTGAATTGGGAGAATGAAGACTGCAGAAGGGCAATCTTTGAAAGTGCTGTTGGATTTTGGCTGGACCATGGTGTAGATGGTTTTAGAATCGATACCGCTGGTTTGTATTCGAAACGTCCTGGTTTACCAGATTCCCCAATTTTTGACAAAACCTCGAAATTACAACATCCAAATTGGGGGTCTCACAATGGTCCTAGGATTCATGAATATCATCAAGAACTACACAGATTTATGAAAAACAGGGTGAAAGATGGTAGAGAAATAATGACAGTCGGTGAAGTTGCCCATGGAAGTGATAATGCTTTATACACCAGTGCAGCTAGATACGAAGTCAGCGAAGTTTTCTCCTTCACGCACGTTGAAGTTGGTACCTCGCCATTTTTCCGTTATAACATAGTGCCCTTCACCTTGAAACAATGGAAAGAAGCCATTGCATCGaactttttgttcattAACGGTACTGATAGTTGGGCTACCACCTACATCGAGAATCACGATCAAGCCCGGTCAATTACGAGATTTGCTGACGATTCGCCAAAGTACCGTAAAATATCTGGTAAGCTGTTAACATTGCTAGAATGTTCATTGACAGGTACGTTGTATGTCTATCAAGGTCAGGAGATAGGCCAGATCAATTTCAAGGAATGGCCTATTGAAAAGTATGAGGACGTTGATGTGAAAAACAACTACGagattatcaaaaaaagttttggtAAAAACTCGAAGGAAATGAaggatttttttaaaggaaTCGCCCTACTTTCTAGAGATCATTCGAGAACTCCCATGCCATGGACGAAAGATAAGCCCAATGCTGGATTTACTGGCCCAGATGTTAAACCTTGGTTTCTCTTGAATGAATCTTTCGAGCAAGGAATCAATGTTGAGCAGGAATCCAGAGATGATGACTCAGTTCtcaatttttggaaaagggCCTTGCAAGccagaaagaaatataagGAACTTATGATTTATGGTTACGATTTCCAATTCATTGATTTAGACAGTGACCAGATCTTTAGCTTCACTAAAGAGTACGAAGACAAGACGCTGTTTGCTGCTTTAAATTTCAGTGGCGAAGAAATTGAATTCAGCCTCCCAAGAGAAGGTgcttctttatcttttattCTTGGAAATTATGATGATACTGACGTTTCCTCCAGAGTTTTGAAACCATGGGAAGGTAGAATCTACCTCGTCAAATAA
- the PAU12 gene encoding seripauperin PAU12 (hypothetical protein; member of the seripauperin multigene family encoded mainly in subtelomeric regions; SWAT-GFP fusion protein localizes to both the endoplasmic reticulum and vacuole), with protein MVKLTSIAAGVAAIAATASATTTLAQSDERVNLVELGVYVSDIRAHLAQYYSFQAAHPTETYPVEIAEAVFNYGDFTTMLTGIAPDQVTRMITGVPWYSSRLKPAISSALSKDGIYTIAN; from the coding sequence atGGTCAAACTAACTTCAATCGCTGCTGGTGTTGCCGCCATCGCTGCTACTGCTTCCGCAACCACCACTCTAGCTCAATCTGACGAAAGAGTCAACTTGGTTGAATTGGGTGTCTACGTCTCTGATATCAGAGCTCACTTGGCCCAATACTACTCTTTCCAAGCCGCTCATCCAACTGAAACCTACCCAGTTGAAATCGCTGAAGCCGTTTTCAACTACGGTGACTTCACCACCATGTTGACTGGTATTGCCCCAGACCAAGTGACCAGAATGATCACCGGTGTTCCATGGTACTCCAGCAGATTAAAGCCAGCCATCTCCAGTGCTCTATCCAAGGACGGTATCTACACTATCGCAAACTAG